In Brachypodium distachyon strain Bd21 chromosome 2, Brachypodium_distachyon_v3.0, whole genome shotgun sequence, one genomic interval encodes:
- the LOC100838580 gene encoding bifunctional phosphatase IMPL2, chloroplastic isoform X2 has product MLSPASTVPPTSPLPNPASANPSPRLLRPRFLPYTASSAPPVRACGTACRWMGSVRAKASEAGGWKVPAAGKCGVEMERLVEVAQSAADAAGEVLRKYFRQRVEIIDKEDHSPVTIADREAEEAMTSVILKSFPTHAVFGEENGWRCVEKSADYVWVLDPIDGTKSFITGKPLFGTLIALLHNGKPVMGIIDQPVLRERWIGVDGKKTTLNGQEISVRPCNALAQAYLYTTSPHLFEGDTEDAFIRVRDKVKVPLYGCDCYAYALLSSGFVDLVVESGLKPYDFLSLVPVIEGAGGSITDWKGDKLHWPVSSESRPTSFNVVAAGDAHVHRQALDALRWR; this is encoded by the exons ATGCTTTCCCCCGCTTCCACAGTCCCACCCACCTCGCCCCTCCCCAACCCCGCCTCTGCAAACCCTAGCCCCCGCCTGCTCCGACCCCGCTTCCTCCCGTACACGgcctcgtccgcgccgccggttCGGGCGTGCGGGACAGCGTGCCGTTGGATGGGCTCCGTTCGAGCCAAGGCCTCCGAGGCGGGCGGCTGGAaggtgccggcggcgggtaAATGTGGGGTGGAGATGGAGCGGCTGGTGGAGGTGGCGCAGAGcgccgcggacgccgcggGGGAGGTGCTCAGGAAGTACTTCCGGCAGCGCGTAGAGATCATCGACAAGGAGGACCACA GTCCCGTCACGATTGCGGATAGAGAGGCAGAAGAAGCAATGACGTCAGTCATACTGAAGAGCTTCCCTACCCATGCTGT TTTCGGCGAGGAGAATGGTTGGAGATGTGTGGAGAAGTCTGCTGATTATGTTTGGGTTTTGGATCCTATAGATGGAACAAAAAGCTTCATAACTG GCAAGCCTCTGTTTGGTACGCTTATTGCACTTCTGCACAATGGGAAGCCG GTTATGGGCATTATTGATCAGCCAGTcttgagagagagatggatCGGGGTGGATGGGAAGAAAACAACCTTAAATGGACAAGAAATATCTGTTCGTCCTTGCAATGCATTGGCGCAAGCTTACTT GTATACAACGAGTCCACATCTATTTGAAGGAGATACTGAAGATGCATTTATTCGTGTACGAGATAAG GTGAAAGTCCCATTGTATGGCTGTGATTGCTATGCTTATGCTCTCCTGTCTTCTGGTTTTGTCGATCTTGTTGTTGAATCCGGGTTGAAG CCATACGATTTCCTCTCATTGGTACCAGTGATTGAAGGAGCTGGAGGGTCAATAACTGACTGGAAAGGGGACAAACTCCATTGGCCTGTCTCTTCTGAATCTCGGCCTACAA gtTTCAACGTCGTGGCGGCTGGAGATGCCCACGTCCATAGGCAGGCCCTGGATGCGCTGCGGTGGCGGTAA
- the LOC100838580 gene encoding bifunctional phosphatase IMPL2, chloroplastic isoform X1, which produces MLSPASTVPPTSPLPNPASANPSPRLLRPRFLPYTASSAPPVRACGTACRWMGSVRAKASEAGGWKVPAAGKCGVEMERLVEVAQSAADAAGEVLRKYFRQRVEIIDKEDHSPVTIADREAEEAMTSVILKSFPTHAVFGEENGWRCVEKSADYVWVLDPIDGTKSFITGKPLFGTLIALLHNGKPVMGIIDQPVLRERWIGVDGKKTTLNGQEISVRPCNALAQAYLYAHYVLCACARYTTSPHLFEGDTEDAFIRVRDKVKVPLYGCDCYAYALLSSGFVDLVVESGLKPYDFLSLVPVIEGAGGSITDWKGDKLHWPVSSESRPTSFNVVAAGDAHVHRQALDALRWR; this is translated from the exons ATGCTTTCCCCCGCTTCCACAGTCCCACCCACCTCGCCCCTCCCCAACCCCGCCTCTGCAAACCCTAGCCCCCGCCTGCTCCGACCCCGCTTCCTCCCGTACACGgcctcgtccgcgccgccggttCGGGCGTGCGGGACAGCGTGCCGTTGGATGGGCTCCGTTCGAGCCAAGGCCTCCGAGGCGGGCGGCTGGAaggtgccggcggcgggtaAATGTGGGGTGGAGATGGAGCGGCTGGTGGAGGTGGCGCAGAGcgccgcggacgccgcggGGGAGGTGCTCAGGAAGTACTTCCGGCAGCGCGTAGAGATCATCGACAAGGAGGACCACA GTCCCGTCACGATTGCGGATAGAGAGGCAGAAGAAGCAATGACGTCAGTCATACTGAAGAGCTTCCCTACCCATGCTGT TTTCGGCGAGGAGAATGGTTGGAGATGTGTGGAGAAGTCTGCTGATTATGTTTGGGTTTTGGATCCTATAGATGGAACAAAAAGCTTCATAACTG GCAAGCCTCTGTTTGGTACGCTTATTGCACTTCTGCACAATGGGAAGCCG GTTATGGGCATTATTGATCAGCCAGTcttgagagagagatggatCGGGGTGGATGGGAAGAAAACAACCTTAAATGGACAAGAAATATCTGTTCGTCCTTGCAATGCATTGGCGCAAGCTTACTTGTATGCGCATTATGTTTTA TGTGCATGTGCCAGGTATACAACGAGTCCACATCTATTTGAAGGAGATACTGAAGATGCATTTATTCGTGTACGAGATAAG GTGAAAGTCCCATTGTATGGCTGTGATTGCTATGCTTATGCTCTCCTGTCTTCTGGTTTTGTCGATCTTGTTGTTGAATCCGGGTTGAAG CCATACGATTTCCTCTCATTGGTACCAGTGATTGAAGGAGCTGGAGGGTCAATAACTGACTGGAAAGGGGACAAACTCCATTGGCCTGTCTCTTCTGAATCTCGGCCTACAA gtTTCAACGTCGTGGCGGCTGGAGATGCCCACGTCCATAGGCAGGCCCTGGATGCGCTGCGGTGGCGGTAA
- the LOC100841319 gene encoding uncharacterized protein LOC100841319 isoform X2, protein MAPGLAPKPPPPPMARPPTNPGHMLVLGTGFVGRYVSERLLSQGWRVSGTCTSAAKKMELEKLGMSASVFDATRSNLADLHALEDATHLLISIPPIPGVGDPFLSSHADLQRTLADGNLQWLCYLSSTSVYGDCGGAWVDEDHVVNPESESAKLRYAAEEGWLDLVDELDLSAFILRLGGIYGPGRSALDTIAKGNKSLSSRQKLRESKQFTARIHVADIYQAIRASMSIKSARKIYNVVDDDPAPRADVFAFAQSLIERRYPDLAMDPARSNIHDRIIAAEKRVSNERLKQELGVRLLYPSYRSGLQSIFDSWLTVKK, encoded by the exons ATGGCGCCAGGACTCGCccccaagccgccgccgccgccgatggccCGGCCCCCGACAAATCCTGGCCACATGCTTGTGCTTGGCACCGGCTTCGTGGGCCGCTACGTCTCGGAGCGCCTCCTCTCGCAGGGATG GCGGGTGTCCGGGACGTGCACCAGTGCCGCCAAGAAGATGGAGCTCGAAAAGCTGGGCATGAGTGCTTCTGTCTTCGATGCCACAAGAAGCAA TCTTGCGGATCTTCATGCCTTGGAAGATGCAACTCATTTGCTTATCTCCATTCCACCCATCCCTGGAGTTGGTGATCCT TTCCTTTCTTCACATGCTGACCTGCAAAGAACATTGGCGGATGGTAATCTTCAATGGTTATGTTACCTTTCTTCAACAA GTGTATATGGTGATTGTGGTGGTGCATGGGTTGATGAGGA TCATGTAGTAAATCCAGAGAGCGAGTCGGCCAAGTTAAGATATGCCGCCGAAGAAGGATGGTTGGATCTTGTCGATGAGCTGGATCTGTCAGCTTTTATACTGCGTTTGGGTGGAATATATGGGCCTGGAAGAAG TGCTTTGGACACAATAGCTAAGGGTAATAAATCTTTGTCATCACGACAGAAGTTGAGGGAGTCCAAACAGTTCACTGCACGAATCCATGTGGCTGACATCTATCAGGCTATCCGGGCTAGCATGAGCATCAAATCTGCAAG GAAAATATACAATGTGGTGGATGACGATCCTGCCCCAAGAGCTGATGTTTTTGCATTTGCTCAGAGCTTGATAGAGAGAAGATATCCTGACCTTGCGATGGATCCGGCAAGATCAAACATTCATGATAGAATTATAGCTGCTGAAAAACGGGTCTCAAATGAACGGTTGAAACAGGAACTAGGCGTTAGGCTTCTTTACCCATCTTATAGATCAGGGCTGCAGAGTATTTTTGATTCTTGGCTCACCGTGAAAAAATGA
- the LOC100841319 gene encoding uncharacterized protein LOC100841319 isoform X1, whose protein sequence is MAPGLAPKPPPPPMARPPTNPGHMLVLGTGFVGRYVSERLLSQGWRVSGTCTSAAKKMELEKLGMSASVFDATRSNLADLHALEDATHLLISIPPIPGVGDPQFLSSHADLQRTLADGNLQWLCYLSSTSVYGDCGGAWVDEDHVVNPESESAKLRYAAEEGWLDLVDELDLSAFILRLGGIYGPGRSALDTIAKGNKSLSSRQKLRESKQFTARIHVADIYQAIRASMSIKSARKIYNVVDDDPAPRADVFAFAQSLIERRYPDLAMDPARSNIHDRIIAAEKRVSNERLKQELGVRLLYPSYRSGLQSIFDSWLTVKK, encoded by the exons ATGGCGCCAGGACTCGCccccaagccgccgccgccgccgatggccCGGCCCCCGACAAATCCTGGCCACATGCTTGTGCTTGGCACCGGCTTCGTGGGCCGCTACGTCTCGGAGCGCCTCCTCTCGCAGGGATG GCGGGTGTCCGGGACGTGCACCAGTGCCGCCAAGAAGATGGAGCTCGAAAAGCTGGGCATGAGTGCTTCTGTCTTCGATGCCACAAGAAGCAA TCTTGCGGATCTTCATGCCTTGGAAGATGCAACTCATTTGCTTATCTCCATTCCACCCATCCCTGGAGTTGGTGATCCT CAGTTCCTTTCTTCACATGCTGACCTGCAAAGAACATTGGCGGATGGTAATCTTCAATGGTTATGTTACCTTTCTTCAACAA GTGTATATGGTGATTGTGGTGGTGCATGGGTTGATGAGGA TCATGTAGTAAATCCAGAGAGCGAGTCGGCCAAGTTAAGATATGCCGCCGAAGAAGGATGGTTGGATCTTGTCGATGAGCTGGATCTGTCAGCTTTTATACTGCGTTTGGGTGGAATATATGGGCCTGGAAGAAG TGCTTTGGACACAATAGCTAAGGGTAATAAATCTTTGTCATCACGACAGAAGTTGAGGGAGTCCAAACAGTTCACTGCACGAATCCATGTGGCTGACATCTATCAGGCTATCCGGGCTAGCATGAGCATCAAATCTGCAAG GAAAATATACAATGTGGTGGATGACGATCCTGCCCCAAGAGCTGATGTTTTTGCATTTGCTCAGAGCTTGATAGAGAGAAGATATCCTGACCTTGCGATGGATCCGGCAAGATCAAACATTCATGATAGAATTATAGCTGCTGAAAAACGGGTCTCAAATGAACGGTTGAAACAGGAACTAGGCGTTAGGCTTCTTTACCCATCTTATAGATCAGGGCTGCAGAGTATTTTTGATTCTTGGCTCACCGTGAAAAAATGA